Part of the Vibrio sp. YMD68 genome, TTTAAGCGGTGCGTTCGCTATGGGATTGCTATCACTAGTAGCTTTATACGCAAGTTAAGCAAGGGTAATTTGCACTCACAAGACACAGAGGAATTGGTGTTAGTACAAAACTTATCCACTTTTTCTGTGGATAAAAACATCATTTGTCACCTCACAACAAACCTTACTGATACACAGAATTTGCACGTTGTTAAGAGCCGCATTGAGACACAGCAAAGGCTTTAATGTCAGAGTCGAAATAATGACTTACAGCCTATCAGCTTGCCTCCATTAGGTGATCACCACCAAACACAACGCTGCCCTCTACAAATCACCAATCGGATACCAAACATGATTGCCAGGTAAAATTCGAACGAGAGCCTTAACAATGACGCACCAGAACATAGCGTGATAAAACGCAAATGACGCACCAGAACACACCAATCCAATTAACATACAAACCCGATCAGTTAACCGATCACACCTTATGTCTATGAATCAGTATCAAACCTACCCCAAAACCAAATTAGGGAGCTCTACCAATTAGCAACCTAAATACTCCAACAGTGCAGGTCCTAGAATAAACGAAACTACTTGCTGGTCTTGCGTTAATCCAGAAAATCAATGTGTATACTTGCCTTGCGGCCAGTTCAGAAGTCCGATTCTCAAGCATTGCGAGCTTTATTACCTTTGCAAACGTGGTATCCAGCTCACTATCGCCATACGATGAACGTCATAAAAAATCATGCAGATATGAATGTCTTGAAGATACCGAAGGCTTTATGTAATGCTTGGTACTACCTAGTTGTGTTTCCTTCGGTCCATAGGAACTGCTTTGGTGAAAGCAAAGAAGATAAATAGCACTAGAGGCTAATCAATGAATTAGAACCCGGTTTGGTGATGTTTCCGAGCACCGAAATAACATCACACATCGAATCAAGACCGGATAGACAACTCAGAACCATTACTCGCCATAACCTCCACAATACCAAACAGAGCTAACGAAAGAACAAACACTCCAGCAAGCAGTAACATAAAGTACCCTATCTCTTTGACTGCGAACTTGAGAGCTGACAACAGAGAGACCTGTTTGCCGGAAATCTTTGAGTAACCCCACTGAAATGCCAGGAACGAAGCTAGGCCGCAAAACGCAACTATACCTGCAACAACCAGAGGTTGTTCTATCAAAACATCCTTATTCAGAAAGCCTTTTGAAATCGCTACTGAGAACAATCTACCAATCAAAAACCCAGCCCCCACAGCCACTCCACTGCGAATTAAGACGACCTTAAAAGACTGGGAATAACTTAACGTTGTTCCGTTAGTACGCCGAGAAGTGTATTGCACCACCAGCGTGGATATAGCTAATCCAAAGAAAGTAATAACGACAAATTCCATACAAGGCTCTCCAAGCCAATTCTGAGCGTCCAATAAAAAGCATAGGACACTGATTTTCTTTAATCGACCGTACTGACATTTACTTTAACCAGCCGTGAATTAGTGTATTGCATCATCTTTATAAGGTCATATAATGAGCTTAAAAGGCAAGCCGAAAACGGACTTGGCTGTTCAACGTGAGATATCGAAAAGCAACCCAAAGACAACATTTAGATTGAATGATGGGTATGCATAAAAATAGATTGAATGCCGTCAAGAAAAGCAAAGTGCCTTTAAGGTAGTGTTTTGATAGATAAGGTAAAGTTGCATTGTTCACTAAAGGAACACAAAAGCAACCTAAAAACAACTTAGGAGTTAGGTAATGATAAATGGAAAACTAATAGGTTTAGGCGTGTCAATAATGTCGGTAATAATGACTGGTTGTGCGTCAACCTCCCAACCAGTGTCATACGATGAATCACACAGTCGTGCATATAACATCGCGCAGGCTGGTGGATTGTACGATGTAAGTGACAAATACGTCCCAAGAGAGAATTACGAGTCTTTGCAATTTGCAGGCAGCGCTGCGACAAACTCTCTTTTGTTTACCTCCTCCTTCGGCGCGAACCTAGATTTAACATCAGGGTTAGGATTGGGGCTTGTCACCTCTCTTTTAGAGCAGCCCGACACAGCATCCAGAAACAGCGTAATTGCATGGATGCCAAAGTCCGAAGCGTCATCCACCAAAAATGCTCAAGAAAAACTTTTGTTTGAAATGAAAACGGCCATTGAGTCAACGCTAGAAGAAATGGGATTAGAGTATGAAGCAACAAATGGCAATTCCGAACGCAAAGTAGAGTTCTACTTTCACAGTGAAGAATACGGTTGCCCCATATACAAACCAGGCATGACAAATGTAGATCTCTGCTACATAGCAACCGAAGTCTTTGAGCCCCGCGAAGCAAAGGCCCCTAGCTTTGTCGGAGTCGATGAAATTGATTCGTATGCTTTTGAATCAAACCACAGTGTTTACTACAACCGATTCCGAGTTACTCCCGGTAAAGGTAGCCATGTCCCAAGCGACAAAATATATTCACTTGTAAGCGGAAAACTTCCCTCTTGGGCTTATGTTTACGTAGCATCTGGGAACATACAGGTAGGTGAATCTAAAGTTAAAACGCCTTATATACTCGACAATGGAGAACCTCTATTGTTCATACACCCAGAGAACTAATTAGCTCTCCCCAAGCATTTTGCTTAGGGAGATTGCCTTTTTCAGGAGGTAGACATGCAGCAGCAGAAAGAACAAATTACACGCTCAACAATTTCATATAGAAACAAAAGAGCTAAAGAACAAATCCAGCACATACTCCAACTTGCCGAAAGGATTACCTCTGACGTCGAAAAGGAAAAACGAGAGTCCATGCATTTGTGTTTATGTTGCTATTACGCTCGTTCTCAACGAATAGGAGGAGCTGCGATAACATCAAAACCTTGTGGTGTTTGCGAAGAAACAATGCAGTTCGGCTCAACTGCTACTGATGCAGTCTGCGACAGCTGTGCAAAGGAACAGGGGTTATGTAAACAGTGCGGAGCAGACATTGAATTGGCGGAAAGAAGAAAGCCGTACCCTTTTGAGAATGAGATAAATAAAAAGGAAATTTCAAATGATCAATGAGGAATGGTTTTCTGAGTTAGAAACAGTTCTGTTTGTGTTGGAGGACTGTCAGGTTGACTGTGATGGAATGACTTATCTAGTAAGCCATCTTCTGAAACAAGCCAACGTTGAACACTGTTGCATGTTCGGCTATGTAACAGAAAAGTCGTCTGGAGACGTAGTAACCCCTCATTGCTGGATTACATTGCCAGGAGACTACATCGTTGATCTCAGACTTAGAATGTGGCTTGGGGATTTCGATCATATTCCCCACGGCGTATTTAAATCAAACTGCACACCAGATATCGTCTACGAAGGAAAAGGGCTAAGAGACTCAAATTTGGATGTAGACACCTTAGATATGATGTCTGACGGTAGACTTTCACATGTGAAAGTCCCCTCTTTGCTTCACTAGTGCTCCACCAGCTGCAATAGCCCCTTCTACACGGGGCTCTTCCCTGCCCTAAAAGTCTTTCACGCTACCCATTCCCTCATACCGAACCTAAATGCTTAGTACTTTCTAAGTGGCTACGTGACAAATATTTAAAGAACTATATAATGATACTATAAAGTAATCGAGAGTATCTTATGAATATAGTCTTGTTGTTAGTTTCACTGATTGTCGCTCCATTTCTAATTGCCAAAGTAGACCTATGGCGGAAAAAGCATTTGCATGAGGTGCTCAGCTGGTGGAGTGAAGAAAACATGCCAAAAGAGTTAAGAAACGCAACTCTGTTTCTTTGTGAAGAAGATGTGGCAACAACACTACCTGTACCTCTGCATGGAAGAGTCGATCAAGTTTTTTTATCAAAAAAGAAAGTCCTTATCCCTCTGGATACCAAGTTAAGGAAAGATAACAGGATCTTTGAATCGGATGTAATCCAGCTATCTGTATACCGAGTGATTCTTAAAAATCAATACAACTTAGAGGTATCCGATTACGGGTACGTTAGAACGGTTGTCCCACAGCCCGACGGAAAGAACAAGATTCGTTACATCAGAACAAAGTTACTGAATGAAAAAAAAGTCGTCTCTCTCTACTACAAATATCAGGCTATTAGGCAAGGACTAATAAAGACGTCCTGTTCGTGTGAGGGATTGTTTCATTGAGTTCTCAGTTGCCCTTATTGGGCATGTTGCCGTGAGAAGCTTTTGCTGTTTATCCGTTACTCTCATGGCAAAGGAGGGCTTATGCCATTAACAAGAATCAATAAAGCAATGATGTTGCTGATATCTATCGGCGGAGTAATTGCTGGTCTTGCAGGTAAACCTATCGTCGCCTGTACAGCATTAGGGGTAGTTCTTTGGCTTGCGGCCAAGAATGGAGGCTCAAACTCCATCATAGAAATCCGCAAAAAAGCAGCCAAATCAGCGTTCGACAATATGGATCTTGTCATTGATAACAAACGCTGGCTCGGGAAGGATGCAACGGTTGTTAAGGTTTCAAACATCACTGCGGCCAACGAGATAAAAGTGCCTTGGAACCTACAAATTCTTGCTAAATCGGTCAGAGGCACTTGGTTCACTGTAGATATGAGTGTGATTGGGAAAGACCAAATCCTAATCATGGCAATTAATGAGATTGATGAAAGCACAGTCAAGCGTCTGTTAGCGAATGATCACGACTTATACCGTCAATACTTCGGTGAACCAGAGTTGGCGTAAGGAGCGAAATGTGGAAAGAACTCAAACACCAGAAAAAAGTGAAGAAAACCTTAGTAACAAGCCATTGAATCAAGCTGGCTATGCTCAATGCCTGTTTATCCTTATCCAATCAGTGCTTTTCCCTGAGCTTGGCGCTGGTGGAGCAATGATCGCTGCCTTATGTGCAATGATGCCTTGGATGGTTATGTACGCTAAAAAAATGCCAGCACGAGTATTCGGTATGGTCATGGCATCTCTACTGCTAACCCCCTTCTATTCAATGCTATGCCTATTTGTCTTGAAGGTCATTGGAGTTGGAGTGTAGTGCGCATGGATCTATTGGCCCCATTCCTAATATCCGACTTGGAGAGACATGGCGCGAGTCAAGAGCTTATTCGTAATGCACAAAGCTTAAAACACTCGGCTTTCCGTTATAAACAAAAAGATATTGAAGAGCTGTCCAGAAAGCTTGGTATAGAAAGCCAGGAATTGATGGATGGGCATGTTCAATATATGACTTCAAGATTCACGAGGAAAATGAGCGGCATCATTTCATCATACCTAATGAAAGATACCGGACATTTCGCTATTCAATGTACAGAGCTTTGCCGAGAAGCAGAAGCACTTAGCCTTAAACGCAACCGCGAAGGAAAGCTGGTTCCGTATAGTGCAGCAAATGCTGTGGCTGTTGATCGAATGCTTGATGTCGTCATAGCCAGGGCAACGGAGCTTAAAAATAGAATAGCGGATGAGTTCTTCAACGCAGAAACTAGCTCTGTCTTCATAGAACAAAGAGAAGCTGGCACATTTTGCCCAGAAAAAAAGACTAAAAAACGTAAAGCAAGGCGAAGAAAGAGTTCACCTATTTACGTCAAAGGAAAGCCCTACGCTAGTTTAACCGAACTGGCCCAACAAACTGGTAAAGCAGAAAGGACTCTCTATTCAAGGATTAGGGATAAAGGGCTATTAAAAGCCTACCAAACCAACACTATGACAGATGAGAACTGGAACTCAGTCTTATCTGAACCACCAGCTCCAAACAAGGGCCCAAAGGCGGCCAACAAACCTATCACCTATAAAGGTGATTCCTACCCCACGTTAAACCATCTGGCCGAAGCCGCTAACTTAACGTACTCGGCTCTCTACCAGAGACTTCGACATCGAGAATTATTGGAAAAGGCACGATGTAACGAGCTTTCAGATATGGACTGGGAAAAGGTACTCAACGCTATTCCCCCTAATCGAAAAGCCGATGTTGAAATTGTGATAAATGGCAAGGGATACCCTTCCGTTGCGGCAGTCGCTACTAATTTCGGGTTAGCGGAATCCACGTTATCAGAGAGGTTAAAACAAGCCGACAAACTTGAATTAGCGAAAGAGAACAAATTAACCGAGGAAGAATGGGAGCTGTTTCTGGTTCCACCTCACCCAGGTCGAAAACAAACCACAACTAAGGAATAAACATGAGTGAAAACAATAAACCAGAAGCATGGGAAAAAGACATGATTAAAGATCTGGTCTTTACCCTCCATAAGGAACAGGTAAAAGACAGAAGATGGCGAAGAGGGATTCAGTTGATTCGCTCCCTTGGCTTTGTCCTTATGATAGTTGCATTTCTAACCGTAGCTTCAAATCCAGGAGGACTACCTTGGCAGACATCCAAAGCTGACACTCCACATGTTGCATTCATTAATATCAAAGGAGAAATCGCTGCGGGTTCACTTGCAGATGAAGATCATCTAATACCTTCCATTCAGGCTGCTTTCAAAAATCCCCATGCAAAAGCTGTCGTTCTACGAATAAACAGTCCTGGTGGAAGCCCTGTGCAAGCAGGTCGAATATACGAAGAGATTCAAGCTCAAAAAGCAGAATACCCAGAAAAACAAGTTATCGCTGTAATTGATGATATCGGTGCATCTGGTGGCTATTACATCGCCGTGGCCGCAGACAAAATTTATGCGGACAAAGCAAGTATGGTTGGCTCTATTGGTGTCATCAGTTCTGGCTTCGGATTTACCGGGCTCATGGAAAAATTGGGTATTGAAAGACGAGCTATAACATCTGGTGAAAACAAAGCTTTGTTAGACCCATTCTCCCCTCTTTCAGAAGAGATAACTAGCTTCTGGAAGGAAGTGCTATCGAAAACCCACCAGCAGTTCATCGAGCGAGTAAAAGAGAGCCGTGGTGAACGACTCAAAGCCGATCCAAAAGTGTTCTCTGGATTGATCTGGAATGGAGAGCAAGCACTTGAGATTGGGTTAATTGATGGTTTAGGAAGCCTACACTCTATTTCTCGCAATGTTATAGAAGAAACAAACCTCGTTGATTACTCACCAAGTGAAGACATCGTTAAGCGCTTAACACAACGCGCAAAAATGGAAGCTTCAACCCTGATTCATGAATTGGCAACTGTAAAAGTTTACTAAGGGCAAAATGTAATGTCAGAACAAACCACACCACAACAACAAAAATCATTCAGTCCAATGCAGAAAAAGCTACTGGCCGTTGGTGCTGCTATGACCCTAATTTTGGGAGCGTCTGTCGCTACAGTGGGATATCAAATTTACCAGACCAAAGAGTTGCTCATTCAAGAGCGCGATTCTCTCCAGTCGAAGATTACTCAACTAGAAAGTGACTATCGCTTTAAATCAGAAGAGCGCTTTAACAATGCAGTTCAAAAAGCACTGGAACATTTCGTTCAACAGAAACGCGAACAGGATATTCAGGCTAAATACGCAAAATACGAATCAGCTCCCGAACAAGTGCCTGACGATAAACGCATATATGGAAACCTGAACGCTCGATTCACGCTGGTGGAATTTTCTGACCTGGAGTGTCCGTTCTGCAAAAAATTCCACGACACACCAAAAGAAGTGGTGGATGCAAGTAACGGGAATATCAACTGGCAATGGAAACATCTGCCATTGAGTTTTCATAACCCAGCGGCTGAAAAAGAAGCGTTAGCAGCGGAATGTGTTGCTGAACAAAAAGGCAACCGTGGATTCTGGGTGTTCTTAGACGAAGTATTTGCCAAATCACAAGGCAATGGTGGTGGAGTACCTAATTTGGCAGAAGTTATTGAGAGTGTTGGTGCCGATGCTTCCCTGGTTCGAGAGTGTTTAGCTTCTGGCCGTTACGACCTGAAAATAGCAGCAGATGTGAAGCAAGCTACTGAAAATGGCATTTCAGGTACACCAGCGACTTTCATCGTAGATAACCAAACTGGGAAAACTCAGCTTATTCGTGGGGCACAGCCATCACAAGCTATCGCGGCCATCATCCGAAAAATGATGATTGAATCCGAAAACAACTAACAACAGAGGATGTAATTGATGTTAAGAAGAACAGCTTTAGCAGCTGCTCTACTATCAGTGTTGGCAGGATGTGGTGGTTCCAGTGGAGGCACTGGAACTACTTCCAATGGCAATGGTAGTGAAAGCAATAACCAAGACAACTCAACAGAAACAACAACGGTCGATAAGCGAGAATGGCAAAAAGAAGTGTTACTAAGTTCTCCAACAAGAGATGCAACACTTCCTGTCATCCAGCTACAAAACGAAAATGGTTCGGCTGTTCTATACAGTGCTTGGGTCGAAGAAGCCAACAATGGCAAACCGGATGAGCTATATGCTTCTGTAGCCCCTATTGAAGACTATGCGAATGGCAATGTACCTAACAAAGTCAAGATAAGTGCCGATATTGGTGAAATACTAAGATCAGACTGGCAACCATTCATTGTCGATGAAAACCACTACAAGAGCTCTGTTCAAATGAGCCTTTCAAATCATGGTAATGCCTATATTACATGGGTACAGAGAGACAATAGTAACAACCAGAAACTGAACGTTTCCTATTACGACGCAACAACACAAGAATGGTCCCCACCATTAGAAGTTGATCATGTACTTATGACTGACGCGGCAGCTACGAATGAGGAAAGTCGAGTAAAAATCACCGACAACACTCTCTTCACTGACCCGTCAGGACAAAGCATCGTTATCTGGCAAACTCCGATTTTTGGCTCCGATACAAATGCATTGGAAATAGCCTGGTTAAGCAACGACGGCACAAAAGCCAATATCATTGCAACGACAGAACTTTCGAGAAATATAAAAACAAACAGTGACGGTGAAGTTAAAAGTGCTATCTCGATACATTCAGTAGAAACTTCTCCTGGCGTACTTGAAATCCTAAGTATCGAAAAGGGCGCTGATGATGAAAATGATGTCCTAGCCAAACATACCGTCAAACTTGGTCCCTTCAATACGCCTGTAGTGGAACGCAGCGTTATTGATGATGATGGAGTCAAGAGTGGTTTAGCATCTATCAACACTAACCTTACTAGCTATGCGCTATGGTCTGAAAGCCGAGGGTCGGGTTCTTCTGACCTAATCGGCGTAACATGGCGTAGTGACAACAGTGGTTACTCTCCTATCTCAGGCATTCCCAATATAAGTGCCGATGCAGGGCAAGCTAGCTTAACCAATACCAATGGCGATGTTCATGCTGTATGGCGTCAACGCGACAATGTTGTTGGCAATACCATCAGAACAGAGAAGCTAATGTTTGCCACATTAGAACAATCCATAGCAAGTAACGTCACAGAGCTCAATTCAAACGGTGCTATATATCCACGTTTGTTTTCTGGAAATGACGACAAGTTATATACAACTTGGAATGGCGAGTACTTCCATATCAAAGAGGCATACATCGAATCTGGAGATATCCATTGGCAAGAAACATATCGTCCATCCTGTGACCCAACAACAGCGATTGATGACCTCTTGTGTGGTCTAGGTGTGCGGGAACGGTACAGCGCGATGGTCGATGGAGATTATGGTGCAATGTCATGGCTGAAAGATGTAAATGGCACAAAGTCAGTATTTATCTCTATCAGCACAAATTGACTTTCACATGTGAAAGCGGCCCCAGCAATTGGGGCCTTTTTGATTGGAGACTACTAAGTCCCCATCCAAAAAGGGCTTCTGGTTCAACGATGACAGTATCCGTCACAGCTATGGATCGGAATTAAATGAAAAAACAACCTAAAAACAACTTTCACATGTGAAAGTGGAATAGGTAAGGAGTGAAAATGAAACCACAAATGATGATAAAAATGGCAGCAGCCTACATGATGGCATCAGCTGTAATTTGGAGTGCTGGAGTATGGTTACTAGAACTACCCTCGCCTCTTGGTACTCAAACATGGACGACGTGGTTGGGAGGTCCAATTTTAGTTCTAGTATGCGCATCTTTCATTTCGTACTTGCTTGTAACCTATCACTCAACTGGATTGCTCTTCACTAAAATCTGGATGCTGTGCAATGTCTGCTTGTCTGGGTACAGCCTATTCATGACGTTCAATGATCTAATGCTGGCTGGTGGATGTTTAGCGATTCTCTTAGGGTCTCTTTGGTTCTTGAAGGAACTGGAGCGACCAGAAATGAAAGGGGCCTATACCGCTATTTCGGCATTACACAAACAAATGTGGAATGCTCTATCAGGACAACAGTAAGGAATTAATCATGCTTAAAAAAATTCTAGCTACCACCCTTCTCTACTTCGTTTTTAATGCACCAATTATGGCTGAAACCTTTTATGGGAAGGTGGTACGAGTCAGCGATGGTGACACTATAAAAGTCCTCACAGATGCCTCATGCACTGGCACCTATCAGTGTACCGATGGTAAAAAAGAACACCGTATTAGACTTGCAGAAATCGACACACCCGAGTCGAAACAACCCTGGGGAAAGAAAGCAAAACAAGCCCTTCTTTCTATAGTGGGTGGGAAAGTCGTTCGTGTAGAACAAACCGACGTTGATCGTTATGGCCGCATTGTTGGTCATATTTACGTCGATGATTTGTGGGTAAACGGACAACTGGTAAAAACGGGTAACGCATGGGTATACAGGCGGTATGCAAAAAGCACTGAACTGTTCTCTTACGAGCAAGAGGCAAAACAGAATGGGGTAGGCTTATGGGCATTGCCGGAAGCAGAAAGAATGCCACCTTGGGAATGGAGACGTAAAAAGTGAAACTATCCATTAACAACCAACTGGGTAGGGATGTAAGCACATTGGCTTTGAATGTATTTGGTATTTTTGTCTATATCAGCCTGATCCGGATATACCTCCACCAGCTGACGCTTCCAGAGCCACTACTTTTTGCTCTTATGTTCTCCCTTGTATTCAATATCTACTATGAGTTTAAAGCGGGGATATCCCGCTTAACCCATGTAAGAATACTGTGTACCATCATTATCTTTTGTGTTGCGGCATTCCTTGCCCAAGAGATTAGAGGTGTCTATCTAACAACTATGGCCGAACTTATAAACTACGAGAACGCAGAAGAACTCATAGGGCAAGAGTACTTAAAAGCTGCTCAAAATAGAGTTGTTGGTTACGGTGGGTGTTTTGCAGTTGGTTTGGTAACGGCGAGAATGTTGCTCTACAAAATCTTAGTTAACGTGGCAAGTAGAGTTTTGGTATTGCCTAACTATCGCGGTAACGTTTGTCCAATGTGCCAGCAACCGACACAAATCCACTAAATCCTCAGCCGACTTTCACATGTGAAAGTCGGTACTTCATCATATCACCTGACGATAGAAGCCCTTTCTCCACAAAGCATTTCATCAAAGACATACTCAAAAAAAATCGCTCTCGCTCACTAAGGATCAAAATGTTGGCGTTATGCATTTCACGATATGCAATTACCGTCATCATACTTGCTTCAAGCGGTTCTGCTTGGCCTATTACTGCTTTAATGTCTGGCAGGCTATCTAGATCCACGCCAGGCACAGCTTCGTGCAGTGTATTTAATTTAAACACTAATATTTACCCAATAAATAAGTTGCTTTCAAAGGTTCACGATAAGTAATAGTTAATATAGTAGATCTTATCAATGAACATAAAATGTTCTGTCAGAACATCGCAAGGATCTCATTATAGATAAAGAAGATCCAACTCGCACTTTCACATGTGAAAGTCTGTGGCATAAGTTGGCAGGAATCTCATATTTTACAAAACGTTACCCTAGCGAAGTCGCCATAAACTCAACAATTAATCACTTTAAAGAGCTCCCATTATCCAATTAGTTCAATTCCATCGAAGAGATATACCGACATCCCTACAGGATTTAGATGTTGCCATTTTATTTAAAGAACTATAAAATGATTCTATGAATTATTAATATTGGTCTGGAGCATAAATGAAACCAAACATGCAGGGGCAGCTGGAGCTTTTCCATGTGGAAGAAGCTTATGCACAAGCTGATGGTCCAATGACCAATGCCGAGCTATATGCGAAGGTAGCAAGTATAGCCGGGCTATCAGAGGCTGAAATCAATACTAAAGCCGAAATCGGCAAAGCCAAGGCACAACACAGCCCTATCAAAAGAAAAATTCGTTGGTTTCAGCAAACATTAAAGTCTATGAATATCATCCAAAAAGTGGACGGTGAGCGTGGCGTATGGAAGCTGGCAAACAAAAATAAAAAAGGGCTTCACGAAGCAATGGGCGAAGTAAAGCTTGTCGCATATTCAACAAATCTAGGCATCGCTATTTGGGGAAATAGCAAAAAGGTATTCACAGAGCTTGGAGAGCCAATCCACCTTTGTGTGACATCTCCTCCTTATCCTTTAAAAATCGAGCGCGGGTATGGAAATGTTAGTGAACAGGCATGGGTGGACTTTATCACCGAGTCTTTGGAACCAATTGTAGAAAACTTGGTGCCAGGGGGTTCTGTGGTACTCAACGTGAGTAACGACATTTTTGAAAGTAAACGCCCTTCACGTTCAACTTACCTTGAACGTATGGTCTTAGCTCTAAATGATCGATTAGGGCTTTCATTAATGGACCGTTGGCCCTGGATAAACACATCCAAGCCACCAGCTCCAACCCAATGGGCTTGCGTTAACCGTATGCAGCTTTGTTCCGCGTGGGAACCTGTTTACTGGTTTACGAACGACCCAGACCGAGTTCGCTCTGATAACCGAAGAGTTTTGGTAGAGCACACTGAGCAACATAAGAAATTACTCGAACAAGGGGGCGATAGTCGTATCGCTACTTACGGTGATGGTGCTTACCGATTAAGAGGGAATGCCTTTTCCAATAAAACGCAAGGCAAGATCCCTAAAAACATAATCCAACGAGGTCATCGCTGTGCTGATACATCAGCTGTAAGGAAGATAGCCAAGGAATTGGGTTTACCACCACACCCTGCAATGTTTCCTACAGACATTCCATCATTCGCTATTGAGTTCCTAACCAATGAAGATGAGCTGGTGGTTGATCTCTTTTCTGGTAGCAATAAAACCGGACTGGCAGCGGAGAGAGCGGGGCGACGTTGGGTTGCATGTGACTTAATTTTAGAGTACGTGCGAACACAAGCTGAGTTGTTTAGCTCGTTTGCTGGCTTTTGGATGAATCCTGCTTTGGCCTGTGTCGGTCGAAGTGTTAAATAAACTCGTGATTACTGGAGAGTACATTATGAACAAACCTTCAAATACACCAAGCACACTGGTTGTATCCATGCTTTGTATTTTAGTCCTAGCTCTGGAGTTTGCTGCTGTAACCCATTTTACTGGTTCTACTTCACCTTTAGATTGGGATCGCATCACGCTTATCACCGTTGCTTATTTAGCCGCAAGTACCATCTTAGGTGCCACATTTTGCTTGGTTAAAAGCAAGTTGCGTTTCAATACTCTGCAACATCAAAAAAATCTGGGATAGCAAGAATGCCAGGTCAATGCGATAAAGCAGGACTAAGCCGTTGGTGCAATAACCAGGATGTTCGACAGGTTCAGCTACGTAGCCAGGCTGCTGGTGTATTTGGTACGAACGAGTTCAAAGGGCCTGTCGTATATATGTGTAGTGAGTGTAGAAAGTCTAATAGAGGGTCTTTCAAGTTCTACACGCAACTCGAACCACAAGGA contains:
- a CDS encoding thermonuclease family protein, encoding MLKKILATTLLYFVFNAPIMAETFYGKVVRVSDGDTIKVLTDASCTGTYQCTDGKKEHRIRLAEIDTPESKQPWGKKAKQALLSIVGGKVVRVEQTDVDRYGRIVGHIYVDDLWVNGQLVKTGNAWVYRRYAKSTELFSYEQEAKQNGVGLWALPEAERMPPWEWRRKK
- a CDS encoding site-specific DNA-methyltransferase, which encodes MKPNMQGQLELFHVEEAYAQADGPMTNAELYAKVASIAGLSEAEINTKAEIGKAKAQHSPIKRKIRWFQQTLKSMNIIQKVDGERGVWKLANKNKKGLHEAMGEVKLVAYSTNLGIAIWGNSKKVFTELGEPIHLCVTSPPYPLKIERGYGNVSEQAWVDFITESLEPIVENLVPGGSVVLNVSNDIFESKRPSRSTYLERMVLALNDRLGLSLMDRWPWINTSKPPAPTQWACVNRMQLCSAWEPVYWFTNDPDRVRSDNRRVLVEHTEQHKKLLEQGGDSRIATYGDGAYRLRGNAFSNKTQGKIPKNIIQRGHRCADTSAVRKIAKELGLPPHPAMFPTDIPSFAIEFLTNEDELVVDLFSGSNKTGLAAERAGRRWVACDLILEYVRTQAELFSSFAGFWMNPALACVGRSVK
- the sppA gene encoding signal peptide peptidase SppA; the protein is MSENNKPEAWEKDMIKDLVFTLHKEQVKDRRWRRGIQLIRSLGFVLMIVAFLTVASNPGGLPWQTSKADTPHVAFINIKGEIAAGSLADEDHLIPSIQAAFKNPHAKAVVLRINSPGGSPVQAGRIYEEIQAQKAEYPEKQVIAVIDDIGASGGYYIAVAADKIYADKASMVGSIGVISSGFGFTGLMEKLGIERRAITSGENKALLDPFSPLSEEITSFWKEVLSKTHQQFIERVKESRGERLKADPKVFSGLIWNGEQALEIGLIDGLGSLHSISRNVIEETNLVDYSPSEDIVKRLTQRAKMEASTLIHELATVKVY
- a CDS encoding DsbA family protein; the protein is MSEQTTPQQQKSFSPMQKKLLAVGAAMTLILGASVATVGYQIYQTKELLIQERDSLQSKITQLESDYRFKSEERFNNAVQKALEHFVQQKREQDIQAKYAKYESAPEQVPDDKRIYGNLNARFTLVEFSDLECPFCKKFHDTPKEVVDASNGNINWQWKHLPLSFHNPAAEKEALAAECVAEQKGNRGFWVFLDEVFAKSQGNGGGVPNLAEVIESVGADASLVRECLASGRYDLKIAADVKQATENGISGTPATFIVDNQTGKTQLIRGAQPSQAIAAIIRKMMIESENN